The DNA sequence GTGACTCAAGAAGGTCATTCCTGGTGCCAGTGGCCAGGGGTGGCACCCACAGTGGATTCTCAATTGGGGCGTTCCTGTGGTGGGATCTTGGCTGTGTTCACAATCCCTCTAGAGTGCCTGCGAGCTACCACTATTCTTTCTCGTTAAATTAGCCAGATTGAGCTTTAGAATTTTGCCATCCAGAGCCACAGTGGTTCTTTTAGTAAACGTAAGGAGAATAGGTTTACGGGGAGACAATTCTCCACGGGTCTTTTGCAATTCTGCTTCGTCTCACAAATAGAGGCACTGACTTTTCAAGGGTGTTTAACAGAGTGAACAATCTTGGAGGATAGTGATGGCCTCTCTTTCTGGAGCAAAGTTCAGACTTTGGTGCTGCCCGTTGCAGAACATTTGGGTTCCTACGCTCAGAGCTTCTTTGGTGATCTAAACCCCCGCATGTGCAGGCATTCACAGACCCATCCCCATGGCACCCAGGGGACAAGGGGCAGGCTGTACCGACAGGAACAGGCTGCTGCTGTACCATGAGGAATccagtcttttgtctctgacaCAGGAGCCTCATGTTTTTGGCACACCCTGGACACTCTGGCAAGCAAACTTGCTAGCACACCAGAGGAGTCAAGTTCAGACCCCTCCAGTTCTTGACAGGGTGACCCCCCTGTGACTAGCAGATTCCCAAGAGCTACTGTATGCTCCTTGTTCTATATCCCACCCACCAGCTTCCCCAAAACTGGGagaccccactcccctccaaccTCAGACTTGGATGGAAACCAAGTCATTTTTCCCTGTCAGACAGAGGCTCTCCAGAGCTGAGTTTGCATCCTCTGAGCCCTCAGCCTACTCCTGTCTCTGACAACACACACCTCTGAGAAGGCCTGGAAAATAAGTTGTGTTTCCAAGGTCCCATGATTTTATTCCCTCCCCCCGCTCCAGTtctcacagacacatacacgACATTCAGGAGCTACATCCAACTCTTGTTTGGGCCCTGCTTCCTACTGGACTTGGAGGCATTTCCTCGGCTTCTCAGAGCTAAGGCAATGAGCTGGAAGTAAGGGGAGTGGGAAGCCAGGGAGAGAAAGGatagagagaagacagaaagggTAGGAGAGAACATAATGATACAAGTAAACATAATGCTTGGAGGGCTTTCTGTGGGCCAGGTAAAGTCTGGTACTGTGTGACTGTCGctgatttacagatgaagagactgagggtCAGACAACATGCTGAAGGTCATATAGCTCTTACATTTATatggcaaagctgggatttgaacccagtctaCTGGCAGCCAAAGTCACCCCTTTCTCTCCTTTAATCTCTTGCCAAGAGGGAATgtagggggggcacctgggtttcaAGTGCTCTTGGAGGTTCTAGAAAAGGCAGCTATTCCTGGATAGAACCCTAAGGGCAAGTGAAGTTCCAGCCCCACCCCTTGTGATCCCACAGAGACCCTAGAGATCAGATAAAGTTCCATGTGTTCTGGGAACTCTGTCTCATCCCAGTCCCTGATCAGAGAAGAGGGCAGCACAGCCTTAGGAAGAATGGATAAGCATGGTGAGTGGGGCTGGAGATGGGCTGGAGACTGAGGACAGGACCATTGACTCCTGTCAAGTGTGGCTGAAAAGCCAGTGTGGACCAGCTCATCCATCACCATGACGACCCCAGAGAAGAAGTCCAGCTTTTTCTCAGTTACTTGTACaagccctctcccctctctttccAGAATATTCCTGCCATCTTCTCCCTCATCTTCATCTGCTGCTGTTTGTACCTTTGTCTTCTCTGGCAGGGACTGTTGTGACAACGCCTAAGTGGGTGTCTTTGTCCTGTAGAGAGACTATCCTAAAACATAGCTCTGAGTACGGCCCTCCATCAGAATGCTCAGGGGCTCCCCACTCCTGAAGGGCAGACTCCGAACTCCATAGCCTAGCACCCAAAGTCCCAGCCTTCCTTTCTAACCTCATTTCCTGTTcccatttttctcaaaaaaattccaGCATCCGTTTCTGGCTGTGCACTAAGCCTGCCTTTTACAACCAAAAGTCTCCTTAGTGTATTTTCTAACAAAAAGTGCCGCAGACCCTGGTTTTCCAGCTTCAGCAACATCGAGAACTGGCAGATTCTTTGAAACAACTTTTTTTGGAAAGCTTTTGAAAATCTTGGATGAAATTCAGAGTCCCCTTGGttacctccctctccccctacctgaGGTGGTTGTGAAAATGAAGGGGCACAATGTGTGAAGAATTTCTCACCGTGACTGCATACAGCTGGTGCTCACTACATGTGAGCTAGAACACTAATTGTATCATGCTCCTTTGTCCCCAGCCTCTTTTAAACAGGATGGACAGGGACCAATAGGAATTCTCTTGACCTTTCCAGGGCAAACCACAGTGGTGTCTCCCCAGCCCTCATCCCCCTGCTTTTCCGTGGAAGTCTAGCTCCCCAACCCAGCGAAGAGGAGCACAAACACAGAGTGGTTCCAGGAGGGAGGGTAGGAGGTTGCTGAGTGGTGGAGTCCTGCCCAGGAGAGGCCAGGTGACTTCCCATGGCAATCCCGCAGTGTCCCGCCTGCCACGATTACTGTTCTGAGTTCCGAAGTTTGTGCTCTACAGAAGGCTGGAGGGACACTGGTGGCTGAAATCCAGGTGGTAACTGGGATCAAGTCTGGAAGGAAGAACAAACACCTTTTCCAACTGGCTCACTCCTAGGGCAGCCTTTTCCTAACTGGTCTGccgttggtggtggtggtgtgtgtgcgtgtgtgcgtgtgtgtgtgtgtgcgcgcgcgcgccccCGCGCGCCTCCCGTGGGTTCTCTCCTCCAAGATGATGCCGCATCTGGGCTTGCTTAAGGCCAGCCTTGGGCTGGGGACTTGACAGAGACCTGCTACCTGCCTCACAGTCACCCCCGAGATGAGCATTACTTTTACAGATGGGAACACGGAGCTGGACAGAAGCGACGTGACTTGCCCCGAATCCTCAGCGAGGAAGCCTAGAAACCTGGGAAATGGGGGGCAGCCCGCAGACCCTGTCTCACCCTGGAAATCACTCTGCACACTCTGTAATCCTCGCTTTGGGATCCTGCTAGCCTGGGGCAGTCCATGCACACTGTCCTTCAGGCACctgccttttttggggggtgggggggtcaggcTTTGGCCAGCAGTCGGGGTACCCGGCTCTTACCGGGGGACAGGGGGCCTGCGCTGACCTCCCCCCCCCCGTCCGCCCCGCAGGAGTGAAGACCCCCTTGTGGAAGAAGGAACTGGCGGAGCCGCCGCCCAGCGACGCGGAGGCGGCCGCAGAGGAGGGTtcggaggaaggggaagaagaggaggacgaggaggaggaggaggaggaggcggcagcGAGGCCGCGGGAGCAGAGTGGGGCGGAGGGCGAGGCTCCGCGCCGGGAGGCGGAGGGCGGCGAGGGCCGCGAGCGAGGCTCGGTGTCCTACTGCCCGCTGCGCCAGGAGTCCAGTACCCAGCAGGTGGCGCTGCTGCGACGCGCGGACAGCGGCTTCTGGGGCTGGCTCGTGCCGCTCGCGCTGCTGGGCGGCCTGGCGGCTCCCGCGGACAGGTGAGGGCGTGCCTCGGCCGAGGTGGGCGGCGGGAGCGGACCGCGGGGGGCACTGAACGTCCCGGCGGGAGGGGACCGCGGGGGGAGGCACCGAGCGTCCGGCGGGAGGGGACGGCGCGGGGCACTGAGCGACCCGGGCTCCGCGCAGGAAGCGGAGCCTCCCGGAGCCGCCTTGCGTGCTGGAGACGCGGCGCCGGCCGCCTCGCGCTGGGGGCTGTGCGCGCTGCGAGATCCTTTTCTGCAAGAAGTGCAGGAACCTGCACAGCCACCCGGCCTACGTGGCGCACTGCATTCTGGAGCACTCCAGTCCGCGAAAGGCGCGGGCTTCGGGGGGCGCGGGGGCCGCCGGGTGCCCCTGAGCGCGCCCGCCGCCAACCCTGGTGCCCTCCGTCTGCGCCTGACCCCGGCCTCTCCTCCACCACCTCCTCTTCTCCGATGCGGAGCGCTCTCCCTCACACTCCACAGACTTGCCCCTTCCCAGAACGCCTTCTCCAAGCCCGCAGGCCGGCCCACGGTCGCCGCGGGCGTTCCCACCTGTCACCGTGCGCCACCCAAGGCTGAGCCCAATGTCACCTGGAGCACCTCCCGAGAGCTCCCCTCCAAGCGGCACCAAGTACCTCCCGCTCGCCTGACTCGCATCTCCTGGGTAGTTCAGGTCCTCTGGCCCAGTGGGCAGAGGCGTCGCCTAGAGAAACTAACCCTTGGGTTCCCTCGCGGCTGAGAAACCTGCCCCTGCCTTTCCAATCACCCAATAAAGCCTCTAACAAAATGTCAGAGCCTTTCAGTGGGGCCAGGTGGCTCCCTTGAGGGTGATAAAGACCCTCCTTCGCCTTCTCCAGTGttcaggtcagagggagaaaggcgggcagagcccctcctccctccacctcccccaagACAGGGTGGAACAAAGCACTTGCATCCAAGGGCAGTCAAAggccacccccccatccccaccccctatgcacagagaagaaaaggaaggcagaggGCCAGGAATGCCCCAGGGAAGATGAGGGCTGAATCTTGCCAGatcattctccccttcccctggaaGCCTGGTCTTGCTGAGGTCAGTGTTTGTGCAAATGAGGCACTGGCAGGtgtgtggggtgaggggtggggggcagggaggacaaGAGAACCAGATGCTGAAACGCTGAGACTGGCTGAGGCGGAAGACAAGAGAGGCTGGAGAGCTGGTTCCTTCTCCAGGAATCCCAGCTATTCTTGGCCGGCCAGCCAGCTCCTGGAACGCTGCGTGTGTGGCCTGAAGAATGGGGCCATTGTAAGCACCAGGCCTCTCCTAGCCTGCAGGGTCCCCAGCGCCTGCAGCAGCACTGCCCTCCAGAGAGGCCCTatcctctccctgccacccctgGCTCCCCAGCTAGCCTGGGGGTGAGGAAGGATGGGAACATTTTGCTTTTTCAGGCCACCTCTCCCCATCACAAGGACTCATAGTCTGTAGTCTTGGCTTGAATGGAAAAGAACGTTGTTCCAGCCTCTCCAGCATCCGTGCCCCACCTGCTCTCACTGGAAACCATTCCAATGAAGGCTGATGCCTGCTTTGGGGCCCACAAGCTGGGAGCTCCACTTTATTTCAGCACCCCCCCAAATGGCGCCCAGCAggcctgcatcagtctccctctTGCTCCGGGTGCTGACCTCCCACTATTACCCCCAAGGCACTCTGAGGTTGGAAATCCTTGCACCCAACCCACCCAAGTTTCCTGGGGTGAGGCTTCtcatttaaaaagacacaatTCTCCAAAAACTGAGCCAGGAGGTCCTGAGAGGAAGGAGACAGTCTTGCGAAGTCTTGCCAACCTCTCCATCAAGTTCTGCACCCTCCCTAGCTGCCCAGTGCTGTTGCCTCCCAGACAGAAGTGTACCTTtagcagaagaaacaaaatccCTAAGGCTTGGGGAGGAGAGTCCTTCAGGGGAAGGGCTGTAGCGTTGGAGACCCTTTCTGGTTTCTCCTTGGATTGATCCCATAAAGATCGATGTCTGAAGAGCACAAAGCCATTCTCCAGGGCACAAATGCCAACTTTCCTGCCTGGTCTTGTGCAGGGAGGCTCGGAGGCTTCCAAGACAGGTCCTTCTCCTGGGGCAGAGGATACACGGCCATGAGGGCACCAGCAATTCACTAAGGGGTGGGAGCATCAGAAGAGGGCGCCCCCCGAATTGGCATGCCAGCAGCCCATCCAGGGCAGCTCTGCGGCCCAGCGGCCCGAGGTGGTCACCCGTAGTTTGGCCTGGTCAAGGCGCCAGTAGCGGTCATCTCTGAAGAAGATGATTGAACCGTCCGGCCGTGGCAGGGCACCGCTGACCTCCTCGGGGACACCACCCCAGTCCCGCAGGCCTCGGGGGTAGTAGGGCTCCACCTGCAGTCCGTCTGGGGCCAGCACGTAGTAACGGGCACCCTTGAAGAGGACGAGTCGgcccagaggagggaagaagagggcgGCGTCGGGGTGGCGGGGCAGGCCCCCTGCCCTGCACAGCTGTGGTGAACCCCACACTGGCTTGGGGCCCCGGAACCTCCAGCATCGGCTCCCTGTAGGGCATCAGGAGAGCCAGGGTGAGCTGGTGGCTGTCACCCTTTGGTCCTCCACCTCACCTATGTCCCCCCAGACCCGTGTTCCCCCTCATGTTGGAGACCAACGTGGTCAGTACTTGTGATCATCAAAATGGATCCCACAGTACTAGTAATTTCGTTATACCCAGTTAAGGAGGGACGGTGGTGGCCAACTTCCAGCAGGTGTCAGCAGAGGGCAGACAGCGCTGCGGGGGCATCTCCCTGAATGGGCAGTGGACCACAGGGAAGGCCAGTCACCACTGTTTCTGCGGATAGTTCTATGAGGGCAgggatttctgtttttttcacgACTGTATCCCAACACCCCCAACTGTGTCTGATGCGTAAAAGGCAATATTTGTTGGATGAGTGAAACTATTTACCCAAATATACTGCACACTCCTTGTGATATGTTTTAATCCTCCTTCCCCAACACACTTGGATTATTTTTCCCATTCGAGATAATTTAAATCCAAGTGACAGGCCCAACCTCACACAGCCAGGATTCAAAGGAAGCAGGATTTTTCTGTTGGATTGCAGAGCTCGGGAGTggtcctctgctctcctcctctgcggccctcccaccctctctctgggACAACCTCAACACCCATGCCCAGCAATCCATCACTGAAGGAACCTCCTGGTAGAGTTCCCTGGGGCCACAGGTTCAGAGTGGAATCGGGACCCCACCCCTCTTTTGACCTGGGAGAGAACACCTCCCTTCTCCaggcctcaattttctcatctgcccCAAGGCTGGTACCTTTGAAGAAGTAGAAGTCTCCACTGTCCAATGATACGGCAGCAGCCTCAATGTGGGGGGGCAGCCCCGCCCACTTTTCCTGTAGTGGGCGTGGCTCTGAGACATTGCCATCCGCGGACACCTCCCAGAAGTGGCTTCCTTGAAAAATGTACAGTCTCTGTTGCCCATCTGTCCGGAGACAAGAGAGTTGAGTGACCATCAGCCTCGCCCCACCTTTCCCGGGAAGGTGCTTTCCTAGAACCAGCTTCCCAGACTCATGAGAGAGGATGTAGTGAGCACAGCTGGGGAAGGCATGCAGGAGGAAGCAAGTGTTTTGCTTGGCATTGGCTTGCTACCCCTGCAGAATGCTTGTGGCTTGggatttctggattttttaattcttaaccCCACCTCGTATTCCAGCTCTGGAGACCCCTAGAGatgtggaggaggaaggaaaaaggcagTGAGGCACAGGTGGGACCATCTTACCTACAGTGATGGCATCAAAGGAAGAGTGGCAATATTTAGGACCCTGAATTTCGGGGCGCCTTCCCTGTGGTCTGTGGGGGTCCCAGGCCTCAAAGTCAGTGAACAGTTTTCCTGGGAGCTGGATGGCCACGGAGCCCCCCTGGGGCTTCCcttcatggggaaggagagaagagggagagaacacacatTGGTTGGGGCGTGTGTGGAGGGCTCAAAACCTCTCTTCTGGTTCCTTCTATCGTTATCTAGTTTGagaagcaggggggtgggggagtttaAAAAAGTTTCCTTGGTTGTTATTAACCATAGCACTAAACTCAAAAGTCTTCTCTCCTACTGAACAGCGTGGGAAAGAGGCCTCTACTGAGCTAAAACTGGAGTGGCAGACCACCCAAGAGTCAGGCACAAGAAGAG is a window from the Neovison vison isolate M4711 chromosome 5, ASM_NN_V1, whole genome shotgun sequence genome containing:
- the C5H17orf50 gene encoding uncharacterized protein C17orf50 homolog, with protein sequence MDKHGVKTPLWKKELAEPPPSDAEAAAEEGSEEGEEEEDEEEEEEEAAARPREQSGAEGEAPRREAEGGEGRERGSVSYCPLRQESSTQQVALLRRADSGFWGWLVPLALLGGLAAPADRKRSLPEPPCVLETRRRPPRAGGCARCEILFCKKCRNLHSHPAYVAHCILEHSSPRKARASGGAGAAGCP